One genomic window of Hymenobacter sp. J193 includes the following:
- a CDS encoding glycoside hydrolase family 32 protein, protein MNKSLLLALAALSIATAAPAQTAAPAPPATPQYRPAYHFSPARMWMNDPNGMVYLNGTYHLFFQHYPEGMTWGPMHWGHATSQDLVTWKELPIALYPDKLGMIFSGSAVVDANNTAGFGKNALVAIFTHHNPDEEKKGTGRHQYQSLAYSLDEGKTWTKYAGNPVLPNPGIQDFRDPKVSWHEASRQWVMTLATKDRITFYGSPDLKNWTKLSEFGEKLGAHGGVWECPDLFPLTLNGKTHWVLLVSINPGGPNGGSATQYFVGQFDGKTFTPATTTQKWIDWGKDNYAGVTWGNTGARKLFLGWMSNWEYAEKVPTAPWRSAMTAPRELALQQVGAETYLTSRTATEMARLLQPKPVELKKLTVKPELLLTEKLPALTPQFQLKLTTRQLTDMTLVLSNEKGEELLIGYDQQQNQYYIDRSKAGLTGFSDKFPGRHPGPRLATAPGADLTLLFDAASVELFADGGLTTMTEIFFLSQPFSKIALRAPGGLTVDALTYAPLALKKGK, encoded by the coding sequence ATGAACAAGTCCTTGTTACTGGCCCTTGCGGCCCTGAGTATTGCTACTGCGGCCCCGGCGCAAACCGCCGCTCCCGCGCCACCGGCCACGCCCCAGTACCGCCCGGCCTACCACTTCTCCCCGGCCCGCATGTGGATGAACGACCCCAACGGCATGGTGTACCTCAATGGCACCTATCACCTGTTCTTCCAGCACTACCCCGAGGGCATGACCTGGGGACCCATGCATTGGGGCCACGCCACCAGCCAGGATTTGGTGACCTGGAAAGAGTTGCCCATTGCCCTCTACCCCGATAAGCTGGGCATGATCTTCTCGGGCAGCGCCGTGGTGGACGCCAACAACACCGCCGGCTTCGGCAAAAACGCGCTGGTGGCTATTTTTACCCACCACAACCCCGACGAGGAAAAGAAAGGCACCGGGCGCCACCAGTACCAAAGCTTGGCTTACAGCCTCGACGAAGGCAAAACCTGGACGAAGTACGCCGGCAACCCCGTGCTGCCCAACCCCGGCATCCAGGACTTCCGCGACCCCAAAGTGAGCTGGCACGAGGCCTCCCGGCAGTGGGTGATGACGCTGGCTACCAAAGACCGGATTACCTTCTACGGCTCACCCGACCTGAAAAACTGGACCAAGCTCAGCGAGTTTGGGGAGAAGCTGGGCGCCCACGGCGGCGTGTGGGAGTGCCCCGATTTGTTTCCGCTTACCCTGAACGGCAAAACCCACTGGGTGCTGCTGGTGAGCATCAACCCCGGAGGGCCTAACGGGGGCTCGGCCACCCAGTACTTCGTGGGCCAGTTCGACGGCAAGACCTTCACGCCTGCCACCACCACCCAGAAGTGGATTGATTGGGGCAAGGACAACTACGCGGGCGTAACCTGGGGCAATACCGGTGCCCGCAAGCTCTTTCTGGGCTGGATGAGCAACTGGGAGTACGCCGAGAAGGTGCCCACTGCCCCCTGGCGCAGCGCCATGACGGCCCCGCGCGAGCTGGCCCTGCAGCAGGTAGGTGCCGAAACCTACCTGACCTCGCGCACGGCCACGGAAATGGCCCGCCTGCTCCAGCCCAAGCCCGTAGAATTGAAAAAGCTGACGGTGAAGCCCGAGCTGCTGCTGACCGAGAAGCTACCCGCCCTTACGCCCCAGTTCCAGCTCAAGCTCACCACCAGGCAACTGACGGATATGACCCTGGTGCTGTCGAACGAGAAAGGGGAGGAGCTGCTGATTGGCTACGACCAGCAGCAAAACCAGTACTACATCGACCGCAGCAAGGCCGGCCTGACGGGCTTTAGCGACAAATTCCCCGGCCGCCACCCCGGCCCGCGCCTGGCCACCGCGCCCGGCGCCGACCTTACGCTGCTGTTCGACGCGGCGTCGGTGGAGCTGTTTGCCGATGGTGGGCTGACCACGATGACGGAAATCTTCTTCCTGAGCCAGCCCTTCAGCAAAATAGCCCTGCGCGCGCCCGGTGGCCTCACCGTGGATGCCCTCACGTACGCGCCCCTGGCCCTTAAAAAGGGGAAATAG